One window of the Misgurnus anguillicaudatus chromosome 8, ASM2758022v2, whole genome shotgun sequence genome contains the following:
- the anks1ab gene encoding ankyrin repeat and SAM domain-containing protein 1A isoform X3 yields the protein MSDPAPEARTTAPVVHQDRTDNNACASTEPSPGYLNLSCGLYQSDSDLLASPDCEVDGPPYDRSGSLSDCVVERKETKQMPSLASEWDEIEKIMTLIAGFEISGDLQPAVEDAAGSRVLEQSVGEWLEHVGFPQYESKLVLNGFDDLRFMGSNVMEDEDLQEIGITDPGHRKKILHAAKTLPKVKALGCDGSTSLSSWLDTLGLGEYLHNFLSSGYRTLDCVKNLWELEIVNVLKIGLLGHRKRIIASIAERPYEEAPSKSNRFAQLKIQDLLSQNTSSLGFLDPYTSRSMDMLLPLGESGRKSRALDQDGTISLRSFGERSRSHDRHADRQSRFSIRPSSHSATYTTVSTWHHHPDKLITESCIYEARYLGSVIIRDLRGIESTQEACARIRKSKDHRKGPVIVLHITYRGVKFVDAATKAIVAEHEIQNISCAAQDPDDLCTFAYITKDLKSGYHFCHVFTTVEVTQTYEIILTLGQAFEVAYQVALQAQKARRHSSFAGPATENIEIKSSRPTSQSRNSTRRAVYHSQLLHPQMDLLDHETDLQSFGSTSWLYEPRDSSRPSSSTKYETTIF from the exons ATGTCTGATCCCGCTCCGGAGGCTCGCACCACTGCACCTGTGGTCCACCAGGACCGGACTGATAATAATGCCTGCGCTTCAACAGAGCCTTCACCTGGATATCTGAACCTGTCATGCGGCCTCTACCAATCAGACTCTGACCTGCTGGCTTCCCCTGATTGTGAGGTTGATGGGCCTCCATACGACCGAAGTGGATCCCTGTCCGACTGTGTTGTCGAGAGGAAGGAAACCAAGCAGATGCCATCGCTCGCCTCCGAATGGGACGAG ATTGAAAAGATCATGACTCTAATTGCCGGCTTCGAGATCTCCGGGGATCTTCAACCAGCTGTGGAAG ATGCAGCGGGTAGCCGCGTCCTGGAGCAGTCGGTGGGGGAGTGGCTGGAACACGTGGGTTTCCCTCAGTACGAGAGCAAACTGGTGCTCAACGGCTTCGATGACCTGCGCTTCATG GGGAGTAACGTGATGGAAGATGAGGACCTTCAAGAGATTGGAATTACTGATCCTGGACACAGAAAGAAAATCCTTCATGCGGCTAAAACCCTGCCAAAG GTAAAAGCTTTGGGGTGTGATGGTAGCACGTCTCTGTCTTCATGGTTGGACACTCTTGGTCTTGGAGAATATCTGCACAACTTTCTCTCCAGCGGTTATCGAACCCTGGACTGCGTGAAGAACTTATGGGAACTTGAAATCGTCAAC GTGTTGAAAATCGGCCTGCTTGGTCACAGAAAAAGGATCATTGCGTCAATAGCGGAGCGACCCTATGAAGAAGCACCCTCGAAATCAAACCGCTTCGCCCAGCTTAAG ATTCAGGACCTGTTGTCTCAGAACACATCATCACTGGGTTTTTTGGACCCGTACACCAGCCGCTCGATGGATATGCTGCTTCCACTGGGGGAATCGGGCCGAAAGAGTCGAGCATTGGACCAGGACGGCACCATCTCCCTCCGCTCCTTTGGTGAACGGTCACGCTCGCAC GATCGGCACGCAGATCGACAGTCTCGTTTCAGCATTCGTCCATCCAGCCACTCCGCCACATACACCACCGTCTCCACCTGGCACCATCACCCTGATAAACTCATTACAGAGTCCTGCATTTATGAGGCCCGA TATTTGGGCTCAGTGATCATTCGAGATCTACGAGGGATCGAGTCTACACAGGAGGCGTGTGCTAGAATCAGG AAATCTAAGGACCACCGGAAAGGTCCTGTCATTGTTCTTCATATCACCTACAGAGGAGTCAAGTTTGTTGATGCAGCCACAAAG GCAATAGTTGCAGAACACGAGATCCAGAATATCTCATGTGCAGCCCAGGATCCTGATGACCTCTGTACATTTGCCTACATCACAAAAGACCTGAAGTCTGGATATCACTTCTGTCATGTCTTCACTACGGTAGAGGTG ACACAGACGTACGAGATCATTTTGACTCTGGGACAAGCGTTCGAGGTGGCCTATCAGGTGGCTCTCCAAGCACAGAAGGCCCGGCGTCACAGTTCCTTTGCAGGTCCAGCGACAGAAAATATAGAAATCAAGAGCAGTCGGCCGACGTCTCAATCCCGCAACAGTACACGCCGCGCCGTA
- the anks1ab gene encoding ankyrin repeat and SAM domain-containing protein 1A isoform X2, translated as MSDPAPEARTTAPVVHQDRTDNNACASTEPSPGYLNLSCGLYQSDSDLLASPDCEVDGPPYDRSGSLSDCVVERKETKQMPSLASEWDEIEKIMTLIAGFEISGDLQPAVEDAAGSRVLEQSVGEWLEHVGFPQYESKLVLNGFDDLRFMGSNVMEDEDLQEIGITDPGHRKKILHAAKTLPKVKALGCDGSTSLSSWLDTLGLGEYLHNFLSSGYRTLDCVKNLWELEIVNVLKIGLLGHRKRIIASIAERPYEEAPSKSNRFAQLKIQDLLSQNTSSLGFLDPYTSRSMDMLLPLGESGRKSRALDQDGTISLRSFGERSRSHDRHADRQSRFSIRPSSHSATYTTVSTWHHHPDKLITESCIYEARYLGSVIIRDLRGIESTQEACARIRKSKDHRKGPVIVLHITYRGVKFVDAATKAIVAEHEIQNISCAAQDPDDLCTFAYITKDLKSGYHFCHVFTTVEVTQTYEIILTLGQAFEVAYQVALQAQKARRHSSFAGPATENIEIKSSRPTSQSRNSTRRAVGAPVLECRCCYCHTCSAHRPSYLPLPSLSPGVQMDLLDHETDLQSFGSTSWLYEPRDSSRPSSSTKYETTIF; from the exons ATGTCTGATCCCGCTCCGGAGGCTCGCACCACTGCACCTGTGGTCCACCAGGACCGGACTGATAATAATGCCTGCGCTTCAACAGAGCCTTCACCTGGATATCTGAACCTGTCATGCGGCCTCTACCAATCAGACTCTGACCTGCTGGCTTCCCCTGATTGTGAGGTTGATGGGCCTCCATACGACCGAAGTGGATCCCTGTCCGACTGTGTTGTCGAGAGGAAGGAAACCAAGCAGATGCCATCGCTCGCCTCCGAATGGGACGAG ATTGAAAAGATCATGACTCTAATTGCCGGCTTCGAGATCTCCGGGGATCTTCAACCAGCTGTGGAAG ATGCAGCGGGTAGCCGCGTCCTGGAGCAGTCGGTGGGGGAGTGGCTGGAACACGTGGGTTTCCCTCAGTACGAGAGCAAACTGGTGCTCAACGGCTTCGATGACCTGCGCTTCATG GGGAGTAACGTGATGGAAGATGAGGACCTTCAAGAGATTGGAATTACTGATCCTGGACACAGAAAGAAAATCCTTCATGCGGCTAAAACCCTGCCAAAG GTAAAAGCTTTGGGGTGTGATGGTAGCACGTCTCTGTCTTCATGGTTGGACACTCTTGGTCTTGGAGAATATCTGCACAACTTTCTCTCCAGCGGTTATCGAACCCTGGACTGCGTGAAGAACTTATGGGAACTTGAAATCGTCAAC GTGTTGAAAATCGGCCTGCTTGGTCACAGAAAAAGGATCATTGCGTCAATAGCGGAGCGACCCTATGAAGAAGCACCCTCGAAATCAAACCGCTTCGCCCAGCTTAAG ATTCAGGACCTGTTGTCTCAGAACACATCATCACTGGGTTTTTTGGACCCGTACACCAGCCGCTCGATGGATATGCTGCTTCCACTGGGGGAATCGGGCCGAAAGAGTCGAGCATTGGACCAGGACGGCACCATCTCCCTCCGCTCCTTTGGTGAACGGTCACGCTCGCAC GATCGGCACGCAGATCGACAGTCTCGTTTCAGCATTCGTCCATCCAGCCACTCCGCCACATACACCACCGTCTCCACCTGGCACCATCACCCTGATAAACTCATTACAGAGTCCTGCATTTATGAGGCCCGA TATTTGGGCTCAGTGATCATTCGAGATCTACGAGGGATCGAGTCTACACAGGAGGCGTGTGCTAGAATCAGG AAATCTAAGGACCACCGGAAAGGTCCTGTCATTGTTCTTCATATCACCTACAGAGGAGTCAAGTTTGTTGATGCAGCCACAAAG GCAATAGTTGCAGAACACGAGATCCAGAATATCTCATGTGCAGCCCAGGATCCTGATGACCTCTGTACATTTGCCTACATCACAAAAGACCTGAAGTCTGGATATCACTTCTGTCATGTCTTCACTACGGTAGAGGTG ACACAGACGTACGAGATCATTTTGACTCTGGGACAAGCGTTCGAGGTGGCCTATCAGGTGGCTCTCCAAGCACAGAAGGCCCGGCGTCACAGTTCCTTTGCAGGTCCAGCGACAGAAAATATAGAAATCAAGAGCAGTCGGCCGACGTCTCAATCCCGCAACAGTACACGCCGCGCCGTA GGTGCACCTGTGCTTGAATGCCGCTGCTGTTACTGTCACACGTGCTCCGCCCACCGCCCCTCCTACCTCCCGCTGCCCTCCCTCAGCCCTGGAGTTCAG
- the anks1ab gene encoding ankyrin repeat and SAM domain-containing protein 1A isoform X4, which translates to MSDPAPEARTTAPVVHQDRTDNNACASTEPSPGYLNLSCGLYQSDSDLLASPDCEVDGPPYDRSGSLSDCVVERKETKQMPSLASEWDEIEKIMTLIAGFEISGDLQPAVEDAAGSRVLEQSVGEWLEHVGFPQYESKLVLNGFDDLRFMGSNVMEDEDLQEIGITDPGHRKKILHAAKTLPKVKALGCDGSTSLSSWLDTLGLGEYLHNFLSSGYRTLDCVKNLWELEIVNVLKIGLLGHRKRIIASIAERPYEEAPSKSNRFAQLKIQDLLSQNTSSLGFLDPYTSRSMDMLLPLGESGRKSRALDQDGTISLRSFGERSRSHDRHADRQSRFSIRPSSHSATYTTVSTWHHHPDKLITESCIYEARYLGSVIIRDLRGIESTQEACARIRKSKDHRKGPVIVLHITYRGVKFVDAATKAIVAEHEIQNISCAAQDPDDLCTFAYITKDLKSGYHFCHVFTTVEVTQTYEIILTLGQAFEVAYQVALQAQKARRHSSFAGPATENIEIKSSRPTSQSRNSTRRAVGAPVLECRCCYCHTCSAHRPSYLPLPSLSPGVQLTPPFKFPDTKV; encoded by the exons ATGTCTGATCCCGCTCCGGAGGCTCGCACCACTGCACCTGTGGTCCACCAGGACCGGACTGATAATAATGCCTGCGCTTCAACAGAGCCTTCACCTGGATATCTGAACCTGTCATGCGGCCTCTACCAATCAGACTCTGACCTGCTGGCTTCCCCTGATTGTGAGGTTGATGGGCCTCCATACGACCGAAGTGGATCCCTGTCCGACTGTGTTGTCGAGAGGAAGGAAACCAAGCAGATGCCATCGCTCGCCTCCGAATGGGACGAG ATTGAAAAGATCATGACTCTAATTGCCGGCTTCGAGATCTCCGGGGATCTTCAACCAGCTGTGGAAG ATGCAGCGGGTAGCCGCGTCCTGGAGCAGTCGGTGGGGGAGTGGCTGGAACACGTGGGTTTCCCTCAGTACGAGAGCAAACTGGTGCTCAACGGCTTCGATGACCTGCGCTTCATG GGGAGTAACGTGATGGAAGATGAGGACCTTCAAGAGATTGGAATTACTGATCCTGGACACAGAAAGAAAATCCTTCATGCGGCTAAAACCCTGCCAAAG GTAAAAGCTTTGGGGTGTGATGGTAGCACGTCTCTGTCTTCATGGTTGGACACTCTTGGTCTTGGAGAATATCTGCACAACTTTCTCTCCAGCGGTTATCGAACCCTGGACTGCGTGAAGAACTTATGGGAACTTGAAATCGTCAAC GTGTTGAAAATCGGCCTGCTTGGTCACAGAAAAAGGATCATTGCGTCAATAGCGGAGCGACCCTATGAAGAAGCACCCTCGAAATCAAACCGCTTCGCCCAGCTTAAG ATTCAGGACCTGTTGTCTCAGAACACATCATCACTGGGTTTTTTGGACCCGTACACCAGCCGCTCGATGGATATGCTGCTTCCACTGGGGGAATCGGGCCGAAAGAGTCGAGCATTGGACCAGGACGGCACCATCTCCCTCCGCTCCTTTGGTGAACGGTCACGCTCGCAC GATCGGCACGCAGATCGACAGTCTCGTTTCAGCATTCGTCCATCCAGCCACTCCGCCACATACACCACCGTCTCCACCTGGCACCATCACCCTGATAAACTCATTACAGAGTCCTGCATTTATGAGGCCCGA TATTTGGGCTCAGTGATCATTCGAGATCTACGAGGGATCGAGTCTACACAGGAGGCGTGTGCTAGAATCAGG AAATCTAAGGACCACCGGAAAGGTCCTGTCATTGTTCTTCATATCACCTACAGAGGAGTCAAGTTTGTTGATGCAGCCACAAAG GCAATAGTTGCAGAACACGAGATCCAGAATATCTCATGTGCAGCCCAGGATCCTGATGACCTCTGTACATTTGCCTACATCACAAAAGACCTGAAGTCTGGATATCACTTCTGTCATGTCTTCACTACGGTAGAGGTG ACACAGACGTACGAGATCATTTTGACTCTGGGACAAGCGTTCGAGGTGGCCTATCAGGTGGCTCTCCAAGCACAGAAGGCCCGGCGTCACAGTTCCTTTGCAGGTCCAGCGACAGAAAATATAGAAATCAAGAGCAGTCGGCCGACGTCTCAATCCCGCAACAGTACACGCCGCGCCGTA GGTGCACCTGTGCTTGAATGCCGCTGCTGTTACTGTCACACGTGCTCCGCCCACCGCCCCTCCTACCTCCCGCTGCCCTCCCTCAGCCCTGGAGTTCAG
- the ilrun gene encoding protein ILRUN: MLMEGMDIDLDPELMQKFSCMGTTDKDVLISEFQRLLGFQLNPAGCAFFLDMTNWNLQAAIGAYYDFESPNINTPLMSFVEDVTIGEGESVPPDTQFTKTWRIQNTGAESWPPGVSLKYVGGDQFGHVNMVMVRSLEPQEISDVSVQMRSPAVPGMYQGQWRMCTATGLFYGDVIWVILSVEEGGLLGVTQQLSSFETEFNTQPHRSLEGDFNPFASPQKNKQDTNEDHLKDPGGPWEAPLDSIQQDQNGLTHNSVNITPNGLQNNLSVVTYSQGIPGPFPFGQS; this comes from the exons ATGCTCATGGAGGGCATGGACATAGACTTGGATCCGGAGCTCATGCAAAAGTTCAGCTGCATGGGCACCACGGATAAAGATGTCCTCATCTCGGAGTTCCAGAGGCTGCTTGGCTTCCAGCTCAACCCGGCTGGTTGCGCCTTCTTCCTGGACATGACCAACTG GAACCTTCAAGCAGCTATTGGGGCATATTATGACTTTGAGAGTCCAAATATCAACACACCGTTGATGTCTTTTGTGGAAGACGTGACGATCGGTGAGGGAGAGTCGGTCCCTCCAGACACACAGTTCACAAAAACATGGAGGATACAGAACacag gTGCAGAATCGTGGCCTCCGGGTGTTAGTCTGAAGTACGTTGGAGGAGATCAGTTTGGTCATGTGAACATGGTAATGGTGCGATCGCTGGAACCGCAGGAGATCTCCGATGTGAGCGTGCAGATGCGTAGTCCAGCCGTTCCTGGCATGTACCAGGGCCAGTGGAGGATGTGTACGGCCACTGGACTCTTTTACGGAGATGTGA TCTGGGTAATTTTGAGTGTTGAGGAGGGCGGCCTGTTGGGCGTCACGCAGCAGTTATCCTCATTTGAGACGGAGTTTAACACGCAGCCACACCGCAGCCTGGAGGGAGACTTCAACCCTTTCGCTTCCCCGCAGAAGAACAAACAGGACACCAATGAGGATCATCTAAAAGACCCCGGGGGCCCATGGGAGGCCCCTCTGGACTCCATTCAGCAAGATCAAAATGGACTCACTCACAACTCTGTAAATATTACACCAAATGGTCTCCAAAACAACTTATCAGTAGTGACGTACAGCCAG
- the anks1ab gene encoding ankyrin repeat and SAM domain-containing protein 1A isoform X1, producing the protein MSDPAPEARTTAPVVHQDRTDNNACASTEPSPGYLNLSCGLYQSDSDLLASPDCEVDGPPYDRSGSLSDCVVERKETKQMPSLASEWDEIEKIMTLIAGFEISGDLQPAVEDAAGSRVLEQSVGEWLEHVGFPQYESKLVLNGFDDLRFMGSNVMEDEDLQEIGITDPGHRKKILHAAKTLPKVKALGCDGSTSLSSWLDTLGLGEYLHNFLSSGYRTLDCVKNLWELEIVNVLKIGLLGHRKRIIASIAERPYEEAPSKSNRFAQLKIQDLLSQNTSSLGFLDPYTSRSMDMLLPLGESGRKSRALDQDGTISLRSFGERSRSHDRHADRQSRFSIRPSSHSATYTTVSTWHHHPDKLITESCIYEARYLGSVIIRDLRGIESTQEACARIRKSKDHRKGPVIVLHITYRGVKFVDAATKAIVAEHEIQNISCAAQDPDDLCTFAYITKDLKSGYHFCHVFTTVEVTQTYEIILTLGQAFEVAYQVALQAQKARRHSSFAGPATENIEIKSSRPTSQSRNSTRRAVGAPVLECRCCYCHTCSAHRPSYLPLPSLSPGVQYHSQLLHPQMDLLDHETDLQSFGSTSWLYEPRDSSRPSSSTKYETTIF; encoded by the exons ATGTCTGATCCCGCTCCGGAGGCTCGCACCACTGCACCTGTGGTCCACCAGGACCGGACTGATAATAATGCCTGCGCTTCAACAGAGCCTTCACCTGGATATCTGAACCTGTCATGCGGCCTCTACCAATCAGACTCTGACCTGCTGGCTTCCCCTGATTGTGAGGTTGATGGGCCTCCATACGACCGAAGTGGATCCCTGTCCGACTGTGTTGTCGAGAGGAAGGAAACCAAGCAGATGCCATCGCTCGCCTCCGAATGGGACGAG ATTGAAAAGATCATGACTCTAATTGCCGGCTTCGAGATCTCCGGGGATCTTCAACCAGCTGTGGAAG ATGCAGCGGGTAGCCGCGTCCTGGAGCAGTCGGTGGGGGAGTGGCTGGAACACGTGGGTTTCCCTCAGTACGAGAGCAAACTGGTGCTCAACGGCTTCGATGACCTGCGCTTCATG GGGAGTAACGTGATGGAAGATGAGGACCTTCAAGAGATTGGAATTACTGATCCTGGACACAGAAAGAAAATCCTTCATGCGGCTAAAACCCTGCCAAAG GTAAAAGCTTTGGGGTGTGATGGTAGCACGTCTCTGTCTTCATGGTTGGACACTCTTGGTCTTGGAGAATATCTGCACAACTTTCTCTCCAGCGGTTATCGAACCCTGGACTGCGTGAAGAACTTATGGGAACTTGAAATCGTCAAC GTGTTGAAAATCGGCCTGCTTGGTCACAGAAAAAGGATCATTGCGTCAATAGCGGAGCGACCCTATGAAGAAGCACCCTCGAAATCAAACCGCTTCGCCCAGCTTAAG ATTCAGGACCTGTTGTCTCAGAACACATCATCACTGGGTTTTTTGGACCCGTACACCAGCCGCTCGATGGATATGCTGCTTCCACTGGGGGAATCGGGCCGAAAGAGTCGAGCATTGGACCAGGACGGCACCATCTCCCTCCGCTCCTTTGGTGAACGGTCACGCTCGCAC GATCGGCACGCAGATCGACAGTCTCGTTTCAGCATTCGTCCATCCAGCCACTCCGCCACATACACCACCGTCTCCACCTGGCACCATCACCCTGATAAACTCATTACAGAGTCCTGCATTTATGAGGCCCGA TATTTGGGCTCAGTGATCATTCGAGATCTACGAGGGATCGAGTCTACACAGGAGGCGTGTGCTAGAATCAGG AAATCTAAGGACCACCGGAAAGGTCCTGTCATTGTTCTTCATATCACCTACAGAGGAGTCAAGTTTGTTGATGCAGCCACAAAG GCAATAGTTGCAGAACACGAGATCCAGAATATCTCATGTGCAGCCCAGGATCCTGATGACCTCTGTACATTTGCCTACATCACAAAAGACCTGAAGTCTGGATATCACTTCTGTCATGTCTTCACTACGGTAGAGGTG ACACAGACGTACGAGATCATTTTGACTCTGGGACAAGCGTTCGAGGTGGCCTATCAGGTGGCTCTCCAAGCACAGAAGGCCCGGCGTCACAGTTCCTTTGCAGGTCCAGCGACAGAAAATATAGAAATCAAGAGCAGTCGGCCGACGTCTCAATCCCGCAACAGTACACGCCGCGCCGTA GGTGCACCTGTGCTTGAATGCCGCTGCTGTTACTGTCACACGTGCTCCGCCCACCGCCCCTCCTACCTCCCGCTGCCCTCCCTCAGCCCTGGAGTTCAG